In Pseudanabaena galeata CCNP1313, one genomic interval encodes:
- a CDS encoding bifunctional DNA primase/polymerase has product MTYLQKDLNSNRKSSYKTLLPADLIEQKFAALFPHGWEWLTNRDGQWTTNTKYPLTPRDLIEKWRSPNEIIGVRFGKETSYLMLDIDAGSQYHPQHNEQALTAIRAAMESIGLVRHIAIQSSASQGLHLYFPLPYSINTFKLACATRHALEKAKLTIKDGTIEQFPNPKAFNAQFKGHRLPLQESSYILNDDLQPHSQTLETFLNLWDQAAIAQDLELLETAIAKAPKPRTYQTQPQGKGTEWRANIEARIAIGWTGKGQTNEMLYQIAVKHRVFDGIDDTNELAQAIATTAKNCQGFYEYSNHTREIESRALYTAQSVMITHYPYGSQASNQNNPTTKTSTKKKHQEKQPTAIERITKAIEQLSNLVFSKVREAIAAIRAIAKCSPTTLYKPEIKKLWQPLVKSCNTTSSDNFKPIEAEKTENQTAFPELKIITESLVTVKATNEVFLAESEEEKINQSNPIPSPEVSRFSNESLEPIQKKEYKPIMTFNQAIAIASTCPSPPMLENSKCYKPKELPRQNPSTVEKIQAIVNADPSKARSQLAMLKAKLLMPWLKAEERSQTEEAIAWLENYLDKSCLLDA; this is encoded by the coding sequence CCTCCAAAAAGATCTCAATTCAAACCGTAAATCTTCATATAAGACCCTACTACCCGCTGATCTGATCGAGCAAAAATTTGCAGCACTATTTCCGCACGGATGGGAATGGCTAACTAATCGAGACGGACAATGGACCACCAACACCAAATATCCCCTAACGCCCAGAGACCTAATTGAAAAATGGCGATCGCCAAACGAGATCATAGGCGTAAGATTTGGCAAAGAAACCAGCTACTTAATGCTAGACATCGATGCAGGTAGCCAATACCACCCACAACACAACGAGCAAGCCCTAACAGCAATCCGAGCCGCAATGGAAAGCATCGGCTTAGTACGCCATATCGCCATCCAATCATCAGCATCCCAAGGACTGCACCTATACTTTCCCCTGCCCTACAGCATCAATACATTTAAACTAGCCTGTGCTACACGCCATGCCCTAGAAAAAGCCAAACTAACCATCAAAGACGGGACCATCGAACAATTCCCCAACCCCAAAGCCTTCAACGCCCAATTCAAAGGACACAGATTACCACTGCAAGAAAGTAGTTATATCCTCAACGACGACCTCCAGCCCCACAGTCAAACCCTAGAAACATTTCTAAACCTATGGGACCAAGCCGCGATCGCCCAAGATCTAGAACTACTAGAAACCGCAATTGCCAAAGCCCCAAAACCGAGAACCTATCAAACTCAACCACAGGGCAAAGGCACAGAATGGAGAGCCAACATTGAAGCGCGGATAGCGATCGGCTGGACAGGCAAAGGACAAACCAACGAAATGCTATATCAGATCGCCGTCAAACATCGAGTATTTGATGGGATTGACGACACCAACGAACTAGCCCAAGCGATCGCCACCACCGCCAAAAACTGCCAAGGATTCTACGAATACTCCAACCACACCAGAGAAATCGAAAGCAGAGCGCTTTATACCGCCCAAAGCGTAATGATTACCCATTATCCCTATGGTAGCCAAGCTAGCAACCAAAACAATCCCACAACCAAAACCAGCACCAAGAAAAAACACCAAGAAAAACAACCAACAGCCATAGAGCGAATTACCAAAGCCATCGAACAACTAAGCAATCTTGTTTTTAGTAAAGTGCGAGAAGCGATCGCCGCAATTAGGGCGATCGCCAAGTGTAGCCCCACCACCCTATACAAACCCGAAATCAAGAAACTATGGCAACCCCTAGTAAAAAGCTGTAACACAACTTCTAGCGACAATTTCAAACCAATAGAAGCAGAAAAAACAGAAAATCAGACAGCTTTCCCAGAGCTTAAAATCATTACAGAGAGCCTTGTTACAGTTAAAGCCACTAATGAAGTGTTTTTAGCTGAATCAGAAGAAGAAAAAATTAACCAATCTAACCCCATCCCCTCGCCCGAAGTCTCCAGATTCTCTAATGAAAGCTTAGAACCCATACAGAAAAAGGAATACAAACCAATCATGACTTTTAATCAGGCAATTGCGATCGCGTCAACTTGCCCTAGTCCACCAATGCTCGAAAATTCAAAATGCTACAAACCCAAAGAGCTGCCACGACAAAATCCATCAACCGTTGAAAAAATTCAAGCGATTGTCAATGCTGATCCAAGCAAGGCGCGATCACAATTGGCAATGCTCAAAGCTAAATTACTAATGCCTTGGCTTAAAGCTGAGGAGCGATCTCAAACTGAAGAAGCGATCGCTTGGTTAGAGAATTATCTAGATAAGAGTTGTCTTTTAGATGCTTAA